The following are from one region of the Candidatus Cloacimonadaceae bacterium genome:
- a CDS encoding M23 family metallopeptidase, producing MLDEKKQSELLEPEIFPKKRLKLSYQYGGVKRTLKLPPFYMGIILVIFAGMLFSTVLMLFKGGSAGNAQFQSRLESENKLLRAKLDIYSTTVDSIYQKIDSLQVRSTSTDKAQDYPYYSGGGAFSSAKSGGDPALRARLSEIDSKLMYILAFLGSDVPQGLIITDHSETIPKSGDGIPSIYPTFGRVSDGWGLRFHPIFGTLEFHNGIDIANHTGTPIYATADGVVHTVDYDSGYGKRIIVSHEEGYESMYGHLYSYQVQLGDRVRKGQIIALMGDTGISTGPHLHYEVIQNGEKINPIAYLNRIDTDQFAGR from the coding sequence ATGTTGGATGAAAAAAAACAGAGCGAATTGCTCGAGCCGGAAATCTTTCCGAAGAAACGTCTGAAGCTCAGCTATCAGTATGGTGGAGTGAAGCGCACGCTGAAGTTGCCGCCCTTTTACATGGGGATCATTTTGGTGATCTTCGCGGGGATGCTTTTTTCGACCGTTTTGATGTTATTCAAAGGTGGTTCAGCCGGTAATGCGCAGTTTCAAAGCAGGCTGGAATCGGAAAACAAACTGCTTCGCGCCAAGCTGGATATCTATTCCACCACGGTGGATTCCATCTATCAAAAGATCGATTCGCTGCAAGTGAGAAGCACCTCAACCGACAAAGCTCAGGACTATCCCTATTACAGCGGCGGCGGAGCTTTCTCATCGGCAAAGAGCGGCGGCGATCCTGCGCTGCGTGCCAGGCTCAGCGAGATCGACAGCAAACTGATGTATATCCTCGCGTTTTTGGGCAGTGACGTTCCGCAGGGACTGATCATCACAGACCACAGCGAAACCATCCCCAAAAGCGGAGACGGTATTCCATCGATCTATCCCACTTTCGGAAGAGTGTCCGATGGCTGGGGTTTGCGCTTTCATCCCATATTTGGAACCCTCGAATTTCACAACGGCATCGACATTGCCAACCACACCGGCACCCCTATCTATGCCACTGCCGATGGTGTGGTGCATACCGTGGATTATGACAGCGGCTATGGCAAGCGCATCATCGTTTCCCACGAAGAGGGCTATGAATCCATGTATGGGCATCTCTACAGCTATCAGGTGCAGCTCGGGGATCGCGTGAGAAAGGGTCAAATCATTGCCCTGATGGGGGACACAGGTATTTCCACGGGTCCGCATCTGCACTATGAAGTGATTCAAAACGGAGAAAAGATCAACCCCATCGCCTATCTGAACAGGATCGATACCGATCAATTCGCCGGTCGCTGA
- a CDS encoding thiamine diphosphokinase has product MKRAWLFPDHCPGELFSGYDSIDYRDTIIAIDAGLEFLHQKGIMPNLIIGDFDSLSPDLLKAYADVPLQSFPSIKNETDSELALDWCLKNDIREIIICNDLEGRFDHALALIQNMLKAHRCNTSCRIESERQCAFFLASHTSLPSLNGATLSLLSWGEKAIFGFSAGLAYPLNGLELRDTLSRGLSNIITSDECSIKLVSGTVLAIITK; this is encoded by the coding sequence ATGAAACGTGCCTGGCTCTTTCCAGATCACTGTCCCGGAGAGCTTTTTTCAGGGTATGACAGCATCGACTACCGGGACACGATCATCGCCATCGACGCGGGACTGGAGTTTCTGCATCAAAAAGGCATCATGCCGAATCTCATCATCGGAGATTTCGATTCTCTATCCCCCGATCTCTTAAAAGCTTATGCCGATGTGCCTCTGCAATCTTTTCCATCAATAAAGAACGAAACCGATAGCGAACTGGCGCTGGATTGGTGTCTAAAAAACGATATCCGCGAGATCATCATCTGCAACGATCTCGAAGGCAGATTTGATCACGCGCTGGCTTTGATCCAAAACATGCTCAAAGCGCACAGGTGCAACACTTCATGCCGCATCGAAAGCGAGCGGCAATGCGCATTCTTTCTGGCATCCCACACTTCGCTGCCATCATTGAACGGAGCCACCCTTTCCCTACTCAGTTGGGGGGAAAAAGCCATTTTCGGCTTTAGCGCCGGGCTTGCCTATCCGCTAAACGGTCTAGAGCTTCGGGATACGCTTTCACGCGGGCTCAGCAACATCATCACCTCCGATGAATGCAGTATCAAGCTGGTCTCAGGCACCGTATTGGCGATCATCACGAAATAA
- the xseB gene encoding exodeoxyribonuclease VII small subunit, translating to MNEEMKNLSFEQAMKALEDVVARLSDRDTTLDHMIVLYEEGMNFMKLCRVKLAEAETKIEILNSKFAQENLKEGENG from the coding sequence ATGAACGAAGAAATGAAAAACCTTAGTTTCGAACAGGCAATGAAAGCCCTCGAAGATGTGGTAGCGCGCCTATCCGACAGGGATACGACCCTCGACCACATGATCGTCCTTTATGAAGAGGGGATGAACTTTATGAAGCTCTGCCGCGTCAAACTGGCGGAGGCGGAAACCAAAATCGAGATCCTCAACAGCAAGTTTGCTCAAGAAAACCTCAAAGAGGGAGAAAATGGATAG
- a CDS encoding polyprenyl synthetase family protein, which produces MDRKVFLKKDMKEKQELVNIILDRFLPRKDEYPKNIHKAIRYSVFAGGKRLRPYLTMLAFQMYDKNVETITPVAAAIEMIHTFSLIHDDMPDIDNDDFRRGKKSCHALFGEGEALLSGDALLIGAFELITHAEIDAKLRIQFVRELAEQCGINGLIAGQMVDIESEGKKVDKKTLHYIHNNKTAKLINLSLRFGAIAGGAPQEELKIIEVYGNYIGLAYQIIDDLLDIEGDPEEMGKSIGKDANVQKATFPSVYGIEQSHKHAQEMISRAKQSIAKLGDKAILLSILADYLLTRKS; this is translated from the coding sequence ATGGATAGAAAGGTGTTCCTCAAAAAGGACATGAAAGAAAAGCAGGAGCTGGTCAATATCATCCTCGACCGCTTCCTTCCCCGCAAGGATGAATATCCTAAAAACATCCATAAGGCCATCCGCTACAGTGTCTTCGCGGGCGGAAAACGCCTGCGCCCCTATCTCACCATGCTGGCTTTTCAGATGTATGATAAAAACGTGGAGACGATCACTCCCGTGGCGGCGGCGATCGAAATGATCCACACCTTTTCCCTGATCCATGACGATATGCCGGATATCGATAACGACGACTTTCGCCGCGGCAAGAAATCCTGCCACGCGCTCTTTGGCGAAGGGGAAGCGCTGCTCTCCGGGGACGCGCTTTTGATCGGCGCTTTTGAGCTAATCACCCATGCAGAGATCGATGCCAAACTGCGCATCCAGTTTGTTCGCGAGCTTGCCGAACAATGCGGCATCAATGGTCTGATCGCCGGTCAGATGGTGGATATCGAATCTGAAGGCAAGAAAGTGGACAAAAAGACCCTGCATTATATCCATAACAACAAAACCGCCAAGCTGATCAACCTGAGTCTCCGCTTTGGCGCCATCGCCGGCGGCGCTCCACAGGAAGAGCTCAAGATCATTGAAGTATATGGCAATTACATCGGCTTGGCATATCAGATCATCGACGATCTTTTGGATATCGAAGGCGATCCCGAAGAAATGGGAAAATCCATCGGCAAAGATGCCAACGTCCAAAAAGCCACCTTCCCCTCCGTCTATGGCATCGAACAATCCCACAAACACGCGCAGGAAATGATCTCCAGGGCAAAGCAAAGCATCGCCAAACTCGGTGATAAAGCGATACTGTTGAGCATTTTGGCGGATTATCTGCTCACCCGTAAATCATGA
- the dut gene encoding dUTP diphosphatase: MKIRYRLLTPSAVSPLKMTEHSAGFDLSADLSEALVLPPGDRFAVPTGVAIEIPHGHEAQIRPRSGLAIKLGLGVLNSPGTIDSDYRGEIKVILFNAGAQDIVVQPGMRIAQMVICPVSICTLEETEQLNESERAEGGFGHTGH; the protein is encoded by the coding sequence ATGAAGATACGCTATCGCCTGCTCACCCCTTCCGCGGTTTCCCCATTGAAGATGACTGAACACAGCGCCGGCTTTGATCTCAGTGCCGATCTCAGCGAAGCATTGGTTTTGCCGCCCGGCGACCGTTTTGCCGTTCCTACCGGAGTGGCGATTGAAATCCCCCATGGACATGAGGCGCAGATCCGCCCTCGCAGCGGTTTGGCGATCAAATTGGGTTTAGGAGTTTTGAATAGTCCGGGAACCATCGATTCCGACTACCGCGGAGAGATCAAGGTCATCCTTTTCAATGCCGGAGCACAGGACATCGTTGTTCAACCGGGCATGCGCATCGCTCAGATGGTCATCTGCCCCGTCAGCATCTGCACTTTGGAGGAAACCGAGCAGCTAAACGAAAGCGAGCGCGCGGAAGGCGGGTTTGGGCATACCGGACATTAG
- the nadA gene encoding quinolinate synthase NadA → MKKLISQINKLREEKQAIILAHNYQAVEIQEIADFTGDSLQLSIMASNTDARIIVFCGVLFMAETAAMLNPSAKVLLPALDAGCPMANMVTAAQLIQFKAEYPNSVVVCYVNSSAEVKAESDICCTSSNAVKVIRSIPADQPILFVPDQNLGSWAGKEAGREVITWDGYCPIHHWGIDINHVKKARKAHPDHALLVHPECDEGVVELADYVMSTSGMVDYIGKHDKAIIGTELNLSLMLKKKYPEKSIVPLSRAAVCKNMKKTTLQLVLEALIHEQHHIQVEESVAARAINSLNRMMELSG, encoded by the coding sequence ATGAAAAAGCTAATATCTCAGATAAATAAACTGCGCGAGGAAAAACAAGCGATCATTTTGGCGCACAACTATCAGGCGGTTGAAATCCAGGAAATCGCGGATTTCACCGGCGATTCATTGCAGCTTTCGATCATGGCGAGCAATACCGATGCCAGGATCATCGTCTTTTGCGGAGTGCTATTCATGGCGGAAACGGCAGCGATGCTCAATCCCTCCGCCAAGGTTCTGCTTCCCGCTCTCGATGCAGGCTGTCCCATGGCAAACATGGTCACTGCGGCACAACTCATACAGTTCAAAGCGGAGTATCCAAACTCGGTGGTGGTCTGCTACGTCAATTCCAGCGCGGAAGTAAAAGCGGAAAGCGATATCTGCTGCACATCTTCAAACGCTGTCAAAGTGATCCGATCGATCCCTGCCGACCAGCCAATCCTCTTTGTTCCTGATCAAAATCTTGGTTCCTGGGCGGGGAAAGAAGCCGGTCGCGAGGTCATCACCTGGGACGGTTATTGCCCGATCCACCATTGGGGGATAGATATCAACCACGTGAAAAAAGCCCGTAAAGCCCACCCCGATCACGCTTTGCTCGTTCATCCCGAATGCGACGAAGGCGTGGTGGAGCTTGCCGATTACGTGATGTCCACCAGCGGGATGGTAGATTATATCGGGAAACATGACAAGGCGATCATCGGCACGGAGCTCAATCTAAGCTTGATGCTGAAAAAGAAATATCCGGAGAAATCCATCGTCCCGCTCAGCCGCGCCGCCGTGTGCAAAAACATGAAGAAAACCACCCTGCAACTGGTATTGGAAGCCTTGATCCACGAACAGCACCACATTCAGGTGGAAGAAAGCGTTGCCGCGCGGGCGATTAACAGCCTGAATCGCATGATGGAGCTTTCTGGGTGA
- a CDS encoding methyltransferase codes for MIRVDLPFAGKYLDQDKDAQAVSSVAAALQSAVIQGCDESPRRVLEFGSGCGIVSIMLALQRPLWQITGIEIQTPLHKLALQNAARCEVSVSLINSDIRTFTADEKADLIVSNPPWQKSGSGILSPFDSKNISRFEIRCTMEELLESVKRNLHPSGSAYLIYPRDREKDLQITANKTFLDINDSLAAADLKNHIICHIRHKGMNS; via the coding sequence GTGATCCGCGTCGATCTTCCCTTTGCCGGTAAATACCTCGATCAGGACAAAGACGCCCAGGCGGTTTCAAGCGTTGCTGCGGCTTTGCAAAGCGCCGTGATCCAAGGCTGCGACGAATCCCCAAGACGTGTGCTTGAATTTGGCAGTGGTTGCGGGATCGTCAGCATCATGTTAGCGCTGCAAAGACCACTTTGGCAGATTACCGGAATCGAGATCCAAACCCCTCTGCACAAGCTCGCTCTTCAAAACGCAGCGCGCTGCGAAGTGTCGGTCAGCTTGATCAATTCTGATATCAGAACCTTCACGGCAGATGAGAAAGCGGATTTGATCGTCTCCAATCCACCCTGGCAAAAATCCGGCAGCGGCATCCTGAGCCCCTTTGACAGTAAAAACATCAGCCGTTTCGAGATCAGGTGCACGATGGAGGAACTGCTGGAATCCGTGAAACGAAACCTTCATCCATCCGGAAGCGCGTATCTCATCTATCCCCGCGATCGCGAAAAAGACCTGCAAATAACGGCAAACAAGACTTTTCTTGACATAAATGACAGCCTTGCCGCTGCTGACCTCAAAAATCATATTATCTGCCATATCAGGCACAAAGGAATGAATTCATGA
- the pgsA gene encoding CDP-diacylglycerol--glycerol-3-phosphate 3-phosphatidyltransferase translates to MRGIPNALTLLRVLLIPVFLYYTFSPQGSIAIALIIFAVASFTDFLDGYLARRMKVISNFGKLMDPLADKLLVLSALAGLTWLPPFRLHIAIFCVILVRELAITILREIYKKKGIIVPADKLGKIKTLMQMSGIIAAYALWAWHDPIPSELITIIAIWFWLVAGITLSSGLNYLIGVKLPREES, encoded by the coding sequence ATGCGCGGGATTCCTAACGCGCTCACCTTGCTGCGGGTGTTGCTCATCCCGGTATTTCTGTATTACACCTTTTCTCCCCAGGGATCGATCGCGATCGCACTGATCATTTTTGCCGTCGCGTCCTTCACGGACTTTCTGGACGGATATCTGGCACGGCGGATGAAGGTGATCAGCAATTTTGGCAAGCTGATGGATCCGTTGGCGGACAAGCTTCTGGTGCTTTCAGCGTTGGCGGGGCTCACCTGGCTGCCTCCTTTCAGGCTGCATATTGCCATCTTTTGCGTCATCCTTGTGCGTGAGCTTGCCATCACAATCCTGCGTGAAATCTACAAGAAAAAAGGCATCATCGTGCCGGCGGACAAACTTGGTAAGATCAAGACCCTCATGCAGATGAGCGGAATCATCGCCGCCTATGCGCTTTGGGCATGGCATGACCCCATCCCATCAGAGCTGATAACGATCATCGCGATCTGGTTTTGGCTGGTTGCGGGGATTACATTATCTAGCGGATTGAATTATCTCATCGGCGTCAAGCTGCCGCGGGAGGAATCATGA
- a CDS encoding DUF4837 family protein, producing the protein MKYAFLTMLALLLALSSCGRGDGDKGFYTKFNDLIDHSKPIAFGEDEDIYVFCGTQNWARLETLIRSSVEREVALVYNEKYFFITPADIKEIDQLSKYKNLLFIGSLEAGDPVSNHIRQSLSPDLIDRVKTSGGDLFITKNRFTRDQLILHLVAKDDGRLVDLANIQANKIFDTLLDRYRKRLAYHAYQIKVITEDFFQPYPFSLKIPENYSLYSNDPKNNFLSFIYRARLQNREIPDKYISVHWVEMETDKVDEAWLLQKRIEIGERHFDGDVLDPTKLRTEKFNFAGFEGFRLSGPWENRKHMIGGAFQSYAFWHPQSRKAYFVDNSVYFPAGNKLPILAELFMVSSSLKIK; encoded by the coding sequence ATGAAATACGCCTTTTTGACAATGCTCGCCTTGCTGCTGGCTCTTTCATCCTGTGGAAGAGGCGACGGAGACAAGGGCTTTTACACAAAGTTTAATGACCTGATTGATCACTCCAAACCCATCGCTTTCGGCGAGGATGAAGATATCTATGTCTTTTGCGGAACGCAGAACTGGGCAAGGCTCGAAACCCTCATCCGCTCTTCCGTCGAGCGCGAAGTGGCACTGGTTTACAACGAGAAGTACTTCTTCATCACCCCCGCCGATATCAAGGAGATTGATCAACTCAGCAAGTATAAAAACCTGCTTTTTATCGGCAGCTTGGAAGCCGGCGATCCGGTATCCAACCATATCCGCCAAAGTCTATCCCCGGATCTGATTGATCGGGTTAAAACCAGCGGCGGTGATCTCTTTATCACCAAAAACCGCTTCACGCGTGATCAACTCATCCTGCATCTGGTGGCAAAGGACGATGGCCGCTTGGTGGATCTCGCCAATATCCAGGCAAACAAGATTTTCGACACCTTGCTGGATCGCTATCGCAAACGCCTTGCCTACCACGCCTATCAGATCAAAGTGATCACTGAGGATTTCTTCCAACCCTATCCTTTTTCACTGAAAATACCGGAAAACTACAGCCTCTATTCCAACGATCCGAAAAACAACTTCCTGTCCTTTATCTACCGCGCCCGCTTGCAAAACCGCGAGATTCCGGATAAATATATCTCCGTCCATTGGGTGGAGATGGAAACCGATAAAGTGGACGAAGCCTGGCTGCTGCAAAAAAGAATCGAGATCGGGGAACGCCATTTCGATGGTGACGTGCTCGATCCCACCAAACTGCGCACGGAGAAATTCAACTTTGCCGGCTTTGAAGGATTTCGCCTCAGCGGTCCTTGGGAAAACCGCAAACACATGATCGGCGGCGCGTTTCAGAGCTATGCTTTCTGGCATCCCCAAAGCAGGAAGGCGTATTTTGTGGACAACAGCGTCTATTTCCCCGCCGGAAACAAGCTCCCCATCTTAGCTGAGCTGTTTATGGTATCTTCCAGCCTGAAGATTAAATGA
- a CDS encoding IS1634 family transposase, protein MYIRKMTKTNKGSGKQYDEYRLVKSCRNGDKVSQTIILVMQEIRVPQQQWKALATAIEALINGQEVLFREQAIQAEAERWVSAYLSKKSRDTMPLEINPKDDEDYESVSISSISNRQPKSIGAEHISLSIYRELGFEGIFQELGFTGKQRNDAALSILGRMLEPGSENATAGWSRIHTGLGELLGADFSRLSHNALYRITDQIYKHKEHIERKLRENECSIFDLKESIFLYDLTNTYLEGMARGISKARFGFSKEKRSDCRLLTLGLVLDDLCFPKRSRVMEGSVSESAALGKMIEYLSDEDDGKAVTVVIDAGIATEANLAYLRKKKYHYVCVARNKPIPETQIDKAEFVPVSNKGGNQIHAQVFKKENECVLYCESEKMGLKEKAMQEKFCSRFEAELNKLRDALAAKKGKRNFEYIQDRVSRLKERFKSVSSFYTIDISREDDKAGSLQYACDRQGALDTKYSGSYFLRTSHMDLSSDKIWSIYMMLNTVESAFRTLKSELHFRPVYHQKESRAEAHLFVAVLAYHVVNAIHHRLQEHKITISWNTLRKMMRNHQLILTTMQTRKGTTITILDTTVAEDNHKQIYNALNLSHNPIKRRVTKHKHV, encoded by the coding sequence ATGTATATTAGAAAGATGACTAAAACAAACAAAGGCTCCGGCAAGCAATACGACGAGTATCGCTTGGTGAAGAGCTGTCGCAACGGGGACAAGGTAAGCCAGACCATCATTTTGGTCATGCAGGAGATACGTGTGCCGCAGCAGCAATGGAAAGCATTGGCTACGGCGATTGAGGCTTTGATCAACGGTCAGGAAGTGCTGTTTCGCGAGCAAGCTATCCAGGCAGAAGCAGAGCGCTGGGTCAGTGCTTATCTGTCCAAAAAGTCCAGGGATACGATGCCGCTGGAAATCAATCCCAAAGATGATGAAGACTATGAAAGCGTCAGTATCAGCAGCATTTCGAATCGTCAGCCCAAGAGCATTGGCGCGGAGCACATATCCTTGAGTATATACCGCGAGCTTGGTTTTGAAGGCATCTTTCAGGAACTGGGCTTCACCGGTAAGCAAAGAAATGACGCGGCACTGTCAATATTGGGCAGAATGTTGGAGCCGGGCAGCGAGAATGCAACTGCCGGTTGGAGCAGGATTCATACAGGTTTGGGGGAGCTTCTGGGAGCAGACTTTTCCAGATTATCGCACAATGCGCTGTACCGGATAACCGATCAGATCTATAAGCATAAAGAGCATATCGAGAGGAAATTACGTGAAAACGAATGCAGCATCTTCGACCTCAAGGAGAGCATCTTTCTTTATGATCTCACCAACACCTATCTGGAGGGCATGGCAAGGGGTATTTCCAAGGCTCGCTTTGGTTTTTCCAAGGAAAAGCGCTCCGATTGCAGATTATTGACCTTGGGTCTCGTTTTGGATGACCTGTGTTTTCCCAAAAGAAGCCGGGTTATGGAGGGTTCCGTAAGTGAATCTGCCGCCTTGGGAAAGATGATCGAGTATCTGAGCGATGAAGACGACGGGAAAGCCGTTACCGTGGTCATCGATGCCGGGATTGCCACGGAAGCCAATCTTGCCTATCTGAGAAAAAAGAAATATCATTATGTCTGCGTTGCCCGCAACAAACCCATTCCTGAAACACAGATCGATAAGGCGGAATTCGTGCCCGTCTCCAATAAAGGCGGCAATCAGATCCACGCTCAAGTTTTCAAGAAGGAGAATGAATGTGTCCTCTATTGTGAAAGCGAAAAGATGGGACTCAAGGAAAAGGCGATGCAGGAGAAGTTCTGTTCCCGCTTTGAAGCTGAATTGAACAAGCTCCGTGATGCCCTTGCAGCAAAGAAGGGGAAAAGGAATTTTGAATATATCCAAGACCGGGTTAGCCGGCTCAAAGAACGCTTCAAATCGGTGAGTTCTTTCTATACGATAGACATATCACGGGAAGATGACAAAGCCGGCTCTCTCCAATACGCCTGTGACCGTCAGGGAGCTCTTGACACCAAGTACTCCGGATCATACTTTCTTCGCACCAGCCACATGGATCTCAGCAGTGACAAGATCTGGTCTATCTATATGATGCTGAATACGGTGGAAAGCGCATTCAGAACCCTCAAATCAGAGCTTCATTTCAGACCCGTTTACCATCAAAAAGAATCCCGCGCGGAAGCACACCTCTTTGTCGCTGTCCTGGCATATCATGTGGTCAACGCTATTCACCACAGATTGCAGGAGCATAAGATCACAATTTCTTGGAATACCCTCCGTAAAATGATGCGCAACCATCAGTTGATCCTGACGACCATGCAAACCAGAAAAGGTACGACAATCACTATTCTCGATACCACAGTCGCTGAAGATAACCACAAGCAAATCTATAATGCCCTCAATCTCAGCCATAATCCAATCAAAAGAAGGGTCACCAAGCACAAACACGTGTAG
- a CDS encoding transposase → MDTGIIVDESDIVKSSATKMEGIQFVRDGSSGKNNKLGYDLLNIIAYDKDGDGYQIKPLSSDLIARDTELDGVSQILEDRLIEITIASGNKGVYLFDRGYDERGLFGFLGLHDMNFIVRSMGIRNIIVGDKERPFKEVAKSVSLTTRIEVKENGQQIMCGLKRVKLRLDSHPKKHPETVELYLVVAKFSPNKHGKQGYFYFFCNFPVLPHLSDDQIMEKVIRMYRLRWKIEEVHKHIKQEYGWEDIQLTSYLRLKNMNQVLLLAMSYLYSLKRIAEQIMMAFPHYMNYSKKKWKKIYGFVYYKLSGIVSLCFAHVSRYNVDKFKGVRRDYMQLEIPCMKNGGM, encoded by the coding sequence ATGGACACCGGCATAATTGTGGATGAGAGCGATATCGTCAAATCAAGCGCCACAAAAATGGAAGGCATCCAATTCGTAAGGGATGGCAGCTCCGGGAAAAACAACAAGTTAGGATATGATCTTTTAAACATTATAGCCTACGATAAAGATGGAGATGGGTATCAGATTAAGCCGCTAAGCAGTGATTTGATCGCACGTGATACCGAATTGGATGGCGTATCCCAGATTCTCGAGGATCGCCTGATTGAAATAACGATAGCTTCCGGCAATAAAGGTGTTTATCTATTTGATCGAGGGTATGATGAGAGGGGATTGTTTGGATTTCTCGGACTCCATGACATGAATTTTATTGTCAGGAGCATGGGCATCAGAAACATTATTGTTGGCGATAAAGAGCGTCCTTTCAAAGAGGTGGCCAAATCTGTAAGTTTGACCACAAGAATCGAAGTAAAAGAAAACGGACAACAGATCATGTGCGGACTCAAGCGTGTTAAACTTAGACTGGATTCTCATCCCAAAAAGCATCCCGAGACCGTTGAGCTCTATTTGGTTGTTGCCAAATTCAGCCCCAACAAGCATGGCAAGCAAGGATATTTCTATTTCTTCTGCAATTTTCCAGTCCTGCCACATTTATCAGATGATCAGATCATGGAAAAGGTAATCAGGATGTACCGTTTGAGATGGAAGATTGAAGAGGTGCATAAGCATATCAAGCAAGAATACGGGTGGGAAGACATTCAATTAACATCATATCTGAGGCTCAAAAACATGAATCAAGTCCTGCTCTTGGCAATGAGCTATCTCTATTCGTTGAAACGTATTGCAGAACAAATCATGATGGCTTTTCCGCATTACATGAACTACTCCAAAAAAAAATGGAAGAAGATATATGGCTTTGTTTACTATAAACTTTCCGGTATAGTATCGCTTTGCTTTGCCCATGTTTCAAGGTACAATGTTGATAAATTCAAGGGCGTGAGGAGGGATTATATGCAACTGGAAATCCCCTGCATGAAAAACGGGGGGATGTGA
- a CDS encoding aminoacetone oxidase family FAD-binding enzyme, with amino-acid sequence MKRLACVIIGAGPAGLAAAISSSVPCLILERNLIAGKKLLLSGSGQCNFTHDLSREEFLLKCGQFGAFLKPSLFAMDSQGLIDLMTENGCPVAVRADGKVFPASFNAEDVRDTLLRLVLAKGSRIEYDKKVVKVFPGEGFQVICEDGSEYQCRKLIIAGGGCSYPQTGSDGSAMELTKQLGHKIVKPRPALASVKIRAYKSFVSCSGISLKRIKAILINPLKRFVVEGDILFTHSGLSGPLILDNSHLLSGSDRIILELLPRAEQRIPLLLDKYARQNLLNCMKHSGLPEALILALLSTKNIDPAQPAAQVKKTTRFQIVSILSHLEFTVNEIESLSTSMLTAGGVSLKEVRAQNLESKLHPGLHFAGEILDYNLPSGGFNIQAAISTGWLAGLCF; translated from the coding sequence ATGAAAAGGCTCGCGTGCGTTATCATTGGTGCCGGTCCTGCCGGCTTGGCGGCGGCGATCTCTTCGTCCGTGCCATGCCTGATCCTGGAACGCAATCTTATTGCCGGTAAGAAACTTTTGCTCAGCGGTTCGGGACAATGCAATTTCACCCATGACTTGAGCCGTGAGGAGTTTCTGCTCAAGTGCGGACAGTTCGGCGCTTTTCTCAAACCCTCGCTCTTTGCAATGGACAGCCAAGGTTTGATAGACCTGATGACCGAAAACGGCTGCCCAGTGGCGGTGCGCGCGGATGGAAAGGTCTTTCCCGCCAGCTTCAACGCGGAGGATGTGAGAGATACTCTTTTGCGTCTGGTTTTGGCAAAAGGGTCTCGGATCGAGTATGACAAGAAAGTGGTGAAAGTGTTTCCGGGAGAAGGCTTTCAAGTAATCTGCGAAGATGGAAGCGAGTATCAATGCCGCAAACTGATCATCGCCGGAGGAGGCTGTTCTTATCCGCAAACCGGATCGGACGGTTCGGCTATGGAGCTAACAAAGCAGCTTGGGCACAAGATCGTGAAACCCCGTCCCGCCTTGGCAAGCGTCAAGATTCGCGCTTACAAAAGCTTCGTTTCCTGCTCCGGGATCTCGCTGAAAAGGATCAAAGCTATTCTGATCAATCCATTAAAACGTTTTGTTGTCGAAGGCGACATCCTCTTCACCCACAGCGGCTTATCAGGTCCCCTCATCCTCGATAACTCTCATCTTTTAAGTGGTTCAGACCGCATCATTCTGGAATTGCTACCCCGCGCGGAACAAAGAATACCGCTGTTATTGGATAAATATGCCCGTCAGAATCTGCTCAATTGCATGAAACACAGTGGCTTGCCGGAAGCATTGATACTGGCGCTTTTATCCACAAAGAACATTGACCCCGCTCAACCTGCGGCACAGGTCAAAAAAACTACGCGCTTTCAAATCGTCTCGATCCTGAGCCACCTGGAATTCACCGTCAACGAAATCGAAAGCCTTTCCACGTCGATGCTCACTGCCGGAGGAGTTTCTCTCAAAGAAGTGCGCGCCCAAAATCTCGAATCCAAGCTCCACCCCGGCTTGCATTTCGCCGGCGAGATATTGGACTACAATCTCCCCAGCGGCGGATTCAACATCCAAGCTGCCATTTCCACAGGATGGCTGGCGGGGCTTTGCTTTTGA